CGCGACCCGCTGACGCGGAGGGCCGGCCGCGGATCAGCCGCGGATGAGCGGGGCGTAGGCCAGGACGAGGCGCTTGGTGCCGAGGTCGTCGAAGTCGATGACGGCCTCCTCCTCCCCGGGGGAGCCGTGCAGCTCGACGATCTGTCCCGCGCCGAACCGGGTGTGGACCACCCGGTCGCCGGGGGTGAACTCGGGGCCGTCGTCGTCCTCCTCCTCCGCCGCCCAGCGCGAGCGGTGGTGCTGGGAGCGGACGCCGGCGAAGGACAGGGCCCGACGTGACGGCCCGCCGCGGTCGGACGACCGGTCGTCGACCAGCTCGGCGGGGATCTCAGCGAGGAACCGGCTGGGCGGGTTGGACTGGGACCCGCCGTACAGCGTCCGGGACCAGGCCGACGTCACGTACAGCCGGCGTTCGGCCCGGGTCATGCCGACGTAGCAGAGGCGCCGCTCCTCCTCGATCTCGTCCGGCTCGCTGAGCGTCCGGGCGTGCGGGAAGATCCCCTCCTCGAGCCCGACCAGGAACACCACCGGGTACTCGAGGCCCTTGGCGTTGTGGAGGGTCATCAGCGTGACCGGCTCGCCCGTCGAGGCGAGCTCGTCCTGCTCGTTGGTCAGGCTGACCCGCTCGAGGAACTCCGGGAGGGTCGCGTCGGGCTGCAGCGCCTGCAGGTCGTCCGCCACGCCCTCGAGCTCGGCCAGGTTCTCGAGCCGGCCCTCGGCCTCCGGCGACCGGTCGGCCTCGAGCTCGGCGCGGTAGCCGGAGACGTCGAGGACGCGTTCGAGGACCTCCCGCGGAGTCAGCTCCTCGGAGATCCACCCGGTCCGCAGCCGGTCGATGAGCGACACGAACCCCTCCACCGCCGCGACCGCGCGCGGTCCCAGGCCGTTGATGGCGCCAACCTGCCGGCACGCCTCCATGAGGCTGGTCCCGTTCCGCCCGGCGTGGGCGGCCAGCTCGGTGGCGCTCTTCTGCCCGATCCCCCGCCGGGGCACGTTCAGGATCCGCCCGACCGCCACGTCGTCGTCGGGGTTGACCAGCGCGACGAGGTAGGCCAGGGCGTCCTTGATCTCCTTGCGCTCGTAGAACCGGGTCGACCCGATGACCTGGTAGGGCATCTGGAGGCGGATGAGGACCTCCTCGAGCACCCGGGACTGCGCGTTCGTCCGGTAGAAGATGGCGCAGTCGCCGGCGGTCACGCCGTGGTCGGCGCCGAGCCGCCGGATCTCCTCGACGACGAACGCCGCCTCGTCGTGCTCGCTCTCGGCGGTGTAGCGGACGACCTGCTCGCCGGCGCCGGCCTCGGTCCACAGCTCCTTCGCCATCCGCTGGGTGTTGTGGGCGATCACCCCGTTGGCCGCGTCGAGGATCGTCTGGGTGGACCGGTAGTTGCGGTCGAGCACGATCCGCGTGGCGTCGGGGAAGTCCTGCTCGAAGTCGAGCAGGTTGCGGATGTCCGCCCCGCGGAACGCGTAGATCGACTGGTCGGAGTCGCCGACGACGCAGACGTTGCGGTGCTCGTCGGCGAGCAGGCGGACGAGCTCGTACTGCGCCCGGTTGGTGTCCTGCCACTCGTCGACCAGCACGTGGGCGAACTGGCGCCGGTAGCGCTCGAGGACGTCGTCGAACAGCTGGAAGATCTCGACGGTCTTGGTCAGCAGGTCGTCGAAGTCCATCGCGCTGGCGGCGTGGAGCCGCTCGACGTAGCCGCGGTAGACGTCGGCCACCTGGGACTCCCACCACGTGCCGGCCCGGGAGGCGTAGGTCTCGAAGTCGACCAGCTCGTTCTTGGCGCGGCTGATCTCGTGGTGCGCGGCGCGGACCGGCACCTTCTTCGTGTCGAGCCCGAGCCCCTTGACGACGTCGGCGATCACGCGGCCCGAGTCGGCGGTGTCGTAGATGCTGAAGTGCTTGGCGTAGCCGAGGAGCGGCGCCTCGCTGCGCAGGATCCGGGCACAGGCCGAGTGGAACGTCTGCACCCACATGCCACCCCAGCGCCGCCGCTGCGGACGGCCTTGGTCGTCCCGCTCGATTCCGACGAGGTCGTCGCCGACCAGCCGGCCGACGCGATCCTTCATCTCCCCCGCCGCCTTGTTCGTGAACGTGATGGCGAGGATCTCGTAGGGGTGCACGCCCTCGGCGATCAACCGGGCGATCCGGTGGGTCAGCACGCGGGTCTTCCCCGAGCCCGCGCCGGCCACGACGAGCAGGGGCCCGCCGTCGTGCAGCACCGCGTCGCGCTGCTGGGGGTTCAGGCTGTCCAGGGGCAGTGTGGTGATGCTCACGACCGACCGGAGTGTAGGCGGAGGGTCCGACACCGCCGGCGCTCGATCCACACACCCGATCCACGTGCGGGGCCGTTCGGACCGCCGCCGTCCAGCGGTTACCCTTCTGACGCCGCTCCCCGATCCCGCAGCCGACGAAAGCGACCCTCGATGGCCGGCGCCAGCCCCGTACAGACCCAGGAAGACCTCGTCCCGCCCGCCCCCGCAGCGATCGGGTACCGCCTGGCCGGCGTGGTGCTGGCGCCTGCGGTCGCCGTGGTCGTGCACCTGGTGCTGGCCGGCCCGGTCGGCCTGGACCTCCAGGTCCCCGAGACGCCGGGGTCCTCGACCCTCACCGAGCTGTCCCTGCTGACGACGTTCGGGGTGGCGCTGGTGCTCGCCCTGGCGGGGTGGGCGCTCGTGCGGGCGCTCGAGGCGTTCCTCGGCGGACCGCGCGGCCGTCGGCTGTGGACGACGATCGCGGTGGGCGTCGCGGTGCTGTCGCTGATCCCCGTCGCCCTGCTCGACATCGACGCGGGGGCGAAGCTCGGGCTGGTCGGCCTGCACCTCGCCGTCGCGCTGGTGCTGATCCCCAGCCTGGCGAACGGGACGCCGGCCGAGCCGCTGCACCGCGACACCTAGCTGCCGCGTCCGTCCCCCGCGCGGGCGCCGGGGAGGGTCAGCCCGGTCGTGCGCGCAGGCGTCCGCTCGCGAGGGCGGTGCCGACGGCGCAGACCTCGACGACCCCCAGGGCGTGGAGGAGGCCCGCCAGCAGCGAGGCCTCGTCCGCCCCGTCCACGGCCACCGTCCCGAGCTCGCGGGACGACCAGAACGGCAGGACCTTCGCGACCAGCCCGAACGGGTTGGTGACCGCCTGCAGACCGGCGAGCAGGAACAGGATGATGGTCCCCTCCATCTCCCGCGGGAAGGCGGTGCCGACGAAGGTCCCGACCGCCACGGCCACCGCGGCGGTCACCCCGAAGTCGAGGCCCACCAGGCCGAGGCTGCGCACGGGCCGGTCCAGTGCGACGATCACCCAGAGCGCCGCGCAGAGGCCGACGCCGAGCACCAGCAGCCCGGCGATCCGGCCGGCGACCAGGGTGCTGCCCCGCCACCCCGCCAGCTGCAGGCGCGGCTCGAGGTCGCGGACGGTGCAGGCGGCGTCGCACGACGCCTCGCAGCGCCATCTCCCCTGCGAGCGCCATCCTGTCTGCGTGCGGGCTCACGCGTGCACCGCCGCCAGCTCGACCACGCTCGTGGCCCGCTCGAGGACGTCCGGGGAGTGCGAGGACACGATCGCCGCCCGACCTTGCTCCCCCTGGGCCCACAGCAGCTCCGAGAAGCGGCGCATCCCGTCGGTGTCCATGCCCTGGTACGGCTCGTCCAGCAGCAGGACGTCGGGCTGGCCGAGCAGGGCGACGACGACGCTCAGCTTCTGGCGCGTCCCGCCGGACAGCTGCCCAGCGAGTCCCGCGCCACGGGCCGCCCCGCGACCGACCGCCCCGAACAGCGCGAAGTGCTCCTCGGGGGTCAGCCACTCACCGATCCCGCCGTGCTGGGGGACGTAGCCGACCCGTCCGGACCTCGACCGCGACGTCGGTCAGGACCGGCACCGACCCGAAGCGCTTGCCGACGCCCGACGCCCGGATCACCGGCACCCCGTCCGGGACGGCTCGACGACGACCGCCGCCGAGCGCATCGACCGACGACGCGGCGTAGCTCGCGGGTGGGCCGAAGTGGGCGAGCGCCGGCTCGTCCACGTGGGCGAGGAACCCCTCGGTCTCGACCACCACGGCCGCGCGGTGCGCGGCCGTGACGCCCCGGGCCTGCAGCCCGTGGTCGAGCGCGGCCAGCCACGACGCGTCCGTCATCGCCGCACCCCCTCCGCCAGCACGGTGCCGACCGCGTCGGCGAAGGCGGACCACCGCGCTGCGTGCTCGGCCAGGACCGCGCCGCCCTCCGCGGTCAGCACGTAGTACTTCCGGCCGGGACCGCCCTCGCCGGCCCGCCACTCCGACGTCAGCAGGCCCCGCGACTCGAGTCGCAGGAGGGCGGGGTACAGCGACCCGCCCGGCACGGTGCCCACGCCGGCCTCCTCGAGGCGCCCGGCCAGCTCGTAGCCGTACGCCTCCCCCCGTGCGAGGAGGGCCAGGAGGCACGGCTCGAGCACCCCGCGCAACCAGTTCCGCTGTAGATCGAGATCGTTCATACATAGACAGCCTATGTAGCTGCTCATGCGGGGGGCAAGCCCTGTCCGCCGGCACCGCTCAGCCCGCTGCCAGCACCGTCCCGATGACCTCGCCGAGCTGGAGGCGCCCACCCCCGAGCCCGCGGCAGTGCCCGGTGAGGGTGATCGTGTCGCCGTCGGCGAGGTAGGTCCGCTCCACGCCGGCGACGGTCAGGGGCACGGTCCCGCCCCACGTCGCCTCGAGCAGGCACCCCTCGGTCCCCCGCTCCGGTCCGGACACGGTGCCGGACCCGAACAGGTCACCCGGTCGGACGACCGCGCCGTTCACGCTGGCGTGGGCCAGCTGCTGGGGCATCGTCCAGTACATGTCGGCGAACGACGTGCGCGACACGACCTCCGGCGCCCGTGCCCCCGCGGGCTGCCAGGCGACCTCGAGCGTCAGGTCGAGGGCCCAGTCCCCCTCCACCCGCAGGTAGTCCACCACCGGCGGGTCCTGCGGGCGCGCGGGGACGCGGGCGGCCTCGAGCGCCGCCAGCGGCGTGATCCAGCCGGCGAGCGAGGTCGCGAAGGACTTGCCGAGGAACGGGCCCAGCGGCACGTACTCCCAGGACTGCAGGTCACGCGCCGACCAGTCGTTGAGCAGCGCGACGCCGAAGATCCGGTCGGGGGCTGCGGCCGTCGTGATCCGCTCCCCCAGCGCGGTGGACGGCCCGCCGGTGATGAACCCGACCTCGAGCTCGAGGTCGAGGGTGGTGGACGGTCCGACGGGCGGCACGTCACCGGGCGCGGACGGTCGCCGTTGCCCCACCGGTCGGCGGATCGGCGTGCCGGAGACGACGACGGTGCCGGAGCGCCCGTGGTAGCCGATCGGCATGTGCCGCCAGTTCGGCGTCAGCGGCTCCCCCTCCGGCCGGAAGATCCGACCGACGTTCGTGGCGTGGTGGATCGAGGAGTAGAAGTCGACGTAGTCACCGACCGTGACGGGCAGGGAGGGGGCGGGGACCTCGTCGAGGGGGAGCAGCGCCCCGTCGGGCGGTCGGGTGCCACCGTCGTCGGACAGCAGCGCGGTGACCCGTCGCCGCACCGCGACCCAGGTCGCCTGCCCCGCGGCGACCAGGCCGTCGAGGGTCGGCGCCTCGGCCCACCCGGCATCGTCGAGCAGCCCGGCACGGTGACAGGCGCGGAGGTCGAGGGCGTGGGCCCCGATCCGCACGACGGGGCGCGGGTCGCCGTCGAGGGCGATCACGCCGTAGGGCAGGTGGTCGAGGTCGTAGCCGGACCCTTGGGTGCCCGGCACCCACGACGATCCCGTCACGCCCGGCTCAGCCGCCACCCCTCACGCCCCACGCCCTCATGCCCCACGCCCTCATGCCTTCGCGCCCTCGGCGGTCAGGACCTCCAGGCGGTGCAGCGCGGCGATCTCGGCGCCGACGTCGGGCACGCCGACGCCGAGGAGGAAGTCGCGCCGGCACTCGGCGGTCGCGTCGCTCTCGATCACCTCGTCGCCGACGATCAGGGCGCCCGATCCCATGCGGACCTGCGCAGCCGGGGCCGCCAGCACCCCCTTGATCCGCGCGAGGGCGCTGCCCTTGTGGGCCATCACCGCCGCGGCCACGAGGTTCAGGTAGCCGTGGGCGGAGTCCTGGTCGTCCGCGCGCACCGGACCGGCCAGCCCGGGGCCCGCGGTGACGGGCACGCGCAGGTCCGCGCAGGCCTTCAGGAAGCCGGCGAGCTCCACGTCGCCGGGTGGGGGGACCGTCCCCGCCGCTCCCACCCGGGCTCGGGCGATCATCCGCCGGCCGCCGTCCGCCGCGGCGCCGATGGCGGTGAGCGTGCGGAGGACCTCGCCAGCGGGGCGGTCCCCGATCGGCACGTCGACCTCGACGGCGGTGGCCTGGGGGATCGCGGCGGCGGCGAGCGCCTCCACGACCGCGGCGACCTCCTCATCGGGCCGCTTGCCGACCACGGGGACCTCGATGGCGGTCAGCTCCACGCCGGGGGTCGCGGCCAGCGGGGCGAGGCGGATCAGGTCCTGCACCAGGGGCGCCCCGAACGCGGTGCCGCCGGCGCGGGACACCACCACGGCGAGGCGGAGCGCCACGCCGCCGGGCAGCGCGTCAGCCAGCGCGTCCGCATCCGCCGAGGCGATGACCAGCCGATCGCACAGCCAGCCGGCGTCGCCGCTGCGGACGTCCACGTGGGCGGCGAGCGCGCGATCGAGGGGCTGCCGGGTCGGCGGCAGGGTCGACGTGTCGTCGAACAGACCCGTCAGGGCCGCGTCGCGGGCGTCGAGGATCTCCTCAGCCATCGAGGGCACGGTACCCGATCGACGGCCGCGATCGGACGCGGCGGCGCGGGATAGGGTTCGGTCGACGACCGCGAAGGGGGCCGCCCGGCCCCGGAGGAGGATGTGCACATGGCCGCCACCGCCACCGCCCGCTGGGAGGGCAGCCTGGACGACGGCACGGGGCAGATGTCGACGGGGACGGGTCTCGAGGCCCCGTTCACCAAGGCATCGCGCTTCGCCGACGGCGAGGGTTCGAACCCCGAGGAGCTGATCGGCGCCGCGCACGCCGGCTGCTTCTCCATGTTCCTCTCGGCCCTGCTGAGCAAGGACGGCCACCCACCCACCTCGATCGAGACGACCGCCCGCGTGTCGATGGACATGTCCGGCGCCGCCCCGCGCATCAGCAGGATCGACCTGAAGACGACCGGTGAGGTGCCTGGCATCGACGCCGACACCTTCCAGGCGAAGGCCGAGGAGGCGAAGGAGGGCTGCCCGGTCTCCGCCGCGCTCGCGTCGGTGCCCACGATCACGCTCGAGGCGACGCTCGCCTGACGTGGTCGGCCACAGCGCCGCCGGGCACCCTCACTCCCACTCGATGGTCCCCGGCGGCTTCGACGTGATGTCGTAGGCCACCCGGTTGATCCCGGGGACCCCGTTGATGATCCGCGTCGAGATCCGCTCGAGGACGTCGTAGGGGATCCGGGCGAAGTCCGCGGTCATCGCGTCCTCGGACGTGACGGCACGGACGATGATCGGGTGGCCGTAGGTGCGCTCGTCGCCCTGCACGCCCACGGAGCGGATGGCCGGCAGGACCGCGAAGGACTGCCAGATCTCCCGCTCCAGCCCCGCGCGCTTCAGCTCGGCCAGCACGATCCGGTCCGCGGCGCGGAGCAGGTCCAGCCGCTCGGCGGTGATCTCGCCGATGATCCGGACCCCGAGACCGGGGCCGGGGAACGGCTGGCGCCAGACCATCTCCTCGGGCAGGCCCAGCTCCTCGCCCACCATCCGAACCTCGTCCTTGAACAGCCAGCGCAGCGGCTCGACCAGGTCGAAGGTCATGTCGTCGGGCAGGCCCCCGACGTTGTGGTGGCTCTTGATCGTCGCGGCGGTGCCGTGCCCGGACTCGATCAGGTCCGGGTACAGGGTCCCCTGGACCAGGAACTTCGCGTCGCCGGCGTGGGTGCGGGCGGCCTCCTCGAAGACCCGGATGAACTCCCGCCCGATGATCTTCCGCTTCTCCTCCGGCTCGGTGACGCCGGCCAGGGCGGACATGAACCGGTCCTTCGCGTCCACCACGACCAGGTGGGTGTCGAAGTGGTCGCCGAACGCCTCGCGGACCTGCTCGGCCTCGCCGTGGCGGAGCAGCCCGTGGTCCACGAACACGCAGGTGAGGTTGTCGCACACCGCGCGGTGGACCAGCGCCGCGGCCACCGCGGAGTCGACGCCGCCTGACAGGCCGCACAGCACCCGGGCGTCACCGACCTGGGCGCGGACGGCGGCGACTGACTCCTCGATCACGTTGAACGCGGTCCAGGAGGGTCGGGCGCCCGCGGCGTGCAGGAACGACTTGATGACCGCCTGGCCGTGCGGGGTGTGGGACACCTCGGGGTGGTACTGGACGCTGAACAGCCGCGCACCGGTGTGCTCCATCGCGGCGATCTGGCGCCCGTCGGCGGTCCGGGCGACCACGTCGAACCCGTCGGGGGCGACGGTCACGGCGTCGTTGTGGGACATCCACACGATCTGCTCACCCGGCTGGTCGGCGAGGAGCGTGGAGGAGGGGTCCGCCTGCAGCTCGGTGCGGCCGAACTCCGGGGCGTCGGTCTTCGCGACCGTGCCACCGAGCTGGGTGGCCATGACCTGGTGGCCGTAGCAGATCCCGAGGACCGGGATGCCGAGCTCCAGCAGACCCGGGTCGGGGCGGGGCGCCCCCGCGACGTGGACCGACTTCGGCCCGCCGGACAGGATGATGGCCCTCGGCTGGCGCTCGGCGACCTCTGCGGCGGAGATGTCGTGGGGGACGATCTCCGAGTAGACGTGGGCGTCGCGCACCCGCCGCGCGATGACCTGGGCGTACTGGGCGCCGAAGTCGAGGACGAGGACGGTGTCGTGCCGAGGAGCACGCGGGTCGATGGAGTGCTGAGGGGCACGCGGGTCGAGGGAGTCCTGGCCAGCCATGCGGCCAGTCTCGCAGGCTCCGCCGGATCGGCGAGCGCCCTCCGCCCGTCAGCCCGCGTCCGGCGGTGCCGCCGCCAGGCAGCGGGCCCGGACGGCCAACGCCTCGCGGACGTCCGCCACGACGTCGTCGATGAACTCCGCGCGCCAGGTCTCGTCGGTCGACGCGCTGACGGTGAACTGCAGGCCGGTGAAGGCGGCGATGAAGCTGGCGACGCGCACCAGCTCGGTCGTCAGCACGACCGGCGTGTCCCACAGGGTCAGGCGGGCGAGCGCGGTCACCTCCTCCGCGGTCGTCCAGGTCAGGATCGTGCCCTCCCGGATCGCGATCAGCCCGAAGGCGACGAAGAACGCGCCGATCAGCGCGCTGACCAGCAGGATCTGCACGCCCTGCGCGACGACCAGCAGCAAGCCGACGTTCAGGCGGTCGGGGCGGCTGAGGGGCGGGACGTCCGCGAGCGGCCGTGACGGCGCGTCGCCGAGCGCGACCGCCGGCGAGCGGGCGATCAGCCCCTCGACCTGCGCCCAGGTGTCGAAGGTCGCGATGTCCGCGGTCTGCCGCGGCAGGCGGAGCAGGAAGAAGATCAGGCCGGCCCCGACGAACAGCACGATGGTCGCGGTGAACGTGGCGGTCGTGAAGTCGCCGGCGACCTGCCACAGCTCGGCGTTGACGAACAGGAAGGTGCTGAACAGGAGCAGCATCGGCAGCGCGCGGGCGGCCAGACGGCCGACGGCCGCGAGGTGGCGCCCGGTCTGCGCGAGTGCCCAGCGCAGCATGTGGAGGATGCCGTAGCTGGCCACGAAGTAGACGACGGCGAGGGTGACGGCGTTGCCGAGGATCGCCACGGCGGCGCTGGCCAGGTCACCGCCGAAGACGACCGGCAGCAGGGCGGGGAGCATCAGGAACGTGGCGATCTCGCCGTTGCCCACCCGGCGCGGGAGCGCGAGGGTCGCGCGGCCCTGCAGCCGGTTCAGCAACCCGTATGCCCCGAGGAGCAGCACGCCCCCGCCCACGACCGCCGCGACGTTCGCCCAGAGGGGCCAGTCCAGGTTGAGGGCGAGCAGCACCTCGAAGGTGAAGACCAGAGCGAGGAACGGCACCACCCGCGTCAGCACGTCCTCCCGGGCGGAGTAGCCGGCGATGAGGTGCGGGAGGCCGCGACGGGTCAGCCAGCGCTCGACCTCAGCCCTCGTCCGCGGGTCGAGGGCCGCCGCCGGCCCCGCCGTCGTGGTCACCGGCGAAGGGTACTCGCCGCCGCCCCGTCGCGGCGGTGGTGGCCCGCCAGCGACCCGTGGGCGCCTCGCGCGCCGGCGAGGGCGCGTCGCGCACCCGCGATCGACCCACGGGCGCGAAACGGCACCCCACGGGCACCCAGCGCACCCGCCATCGACCCACGGGCGCGAAACGGGCCCAGCCACCGACCCACACGCCCCGCCATCGACCCCCGGGCGCCTCGCAGGCCGACCACGACCCCCCGCGCACCCGCCATCGACCCGCGGGTGCCTCGCGGGCCCGCCTGACCGCGGGCCGGCGGCCTCGATCAGCTCGGCGGCCCGACCGTGACGTCCGCGCGCTGGAGCTGGGTGACGTCCTCGCAGCCGCACAGCGCCATCGTGCGGGCCAGCGCGCCGAACAGGTTCGTGGTGCCCTCCCCGTCCCTGCCGGGGCCGACCAGCACCTCCTCGAGGGTCCCGACCGGCGCGACGTCGACGCGGCGACCGCGCGGGAGGGTCGCGTGGCCGGCGGACACCGTCCAGTGCGCACCGCGGCCGGGCGCGTCGCTGGCGCGCGCGAGCGGCTCGTCCAACATGACCGCGTCGGCCCCCACCGCGATGGCCTTCGCGACGTCCCCGCCGGTGCGCATGCCGCCCGCGGCGATGATCTGGACGTCCCGGCGGGTCTCCTCCAGGTGGCGGGACCGCGCGCTGGCGGCATCCGCGATCGCGGTGGCCTGCCCGACGCCCAGGCCGAGCACCCCGCGGGAGCCCTCGGTGCCGGTCCCCACCAGCACGCCGGCCGCGCCGGTCCGCATCAGGTGCAGCGCCGAGGCGTAGCTGGCGCACCCGCCGACGACGACCGGGATGTCGTAGCGCGCGATGAAGTCCTTGAGGTTGAGGGGGTCGGTCCTGCTCGAGACGTGCTCGGCGGACACCACCGTCCCCCCGATCACCAGGACGTCCAGCCCGGCCTCGAGGGCGACGGCGTGCAGCCGCTCGACGGACTGGGGGGTCAGGGACCCCGCGGTGATGCCACCGGCCTCGCGCATCTCGGCGATGCGCGCGCCGATCAGGTCGGGGTCGACCGGGTGGGCGTAGAGCTCCTGCAGCCGCGCGGTGGCCCCCGCCGGGTCCAGCTCGGCGATCTCGGCGAGCACCGGCTCGGGGTCGTCGTAGCGGGTCCACAGACCTTCGAGGTCGAGGACCCCGAGCCCGCCCAGCCGCGCCACCTCGATCGCCGTGGCCGGCGAGGTCACGCTGTCGGAGGGGGCGCTCATCAGCGGCAGCTCGAAGCGGTAGGCGTCGAGCTGCCACGCCGTGGAGACGTCCTCGGGATCGCGGGTCCGCCGCGACGGGACGATCGCGATCTCGTCCAGGTCGTAGGCCCGCCGGCCGGTCTTGCCGTGGCCGATGTCCACGACGGTCATGTCAACTCCTCCTGCTCGCCGGCATGACGACGCCCCGGCCGAGGGCCGGGGCGGGTCGGTTCCGGTCGGGGATCAGGCGCGGCGGCGGGCGGCGCCGACGGCCAGTGCGCCACCGCCGAGGCCCACGAGGGCGAGCAGCGCCAGCGGGCCGGCCGCGATGCCGGTGTCGGCGAGGACCTCGGGCTCGGGCTCCTCGCTGGGCTGGTCCTGCTGGGTCTCGATCTCGACGCAGTCCTCGGGCAGCGCGGTCTCGGGCAGCCGGCCGTCGTCGATGGCCGACTCGATCTCGTCGCAGGTGCAGACCGACGGGAGGTCGCCGGCGTCGATGGTGCCGTCGCCGTTGGTGTCGAGCCCGGGGCTGTCCTCGGCGGAGGTGCCCTCCTCGATCGCCGCGATGATGTCCTCGCAGGTGATCTCGGTCTCACACCCGCCCGGGGGGACCGGGTAGCACTCCTCGCCGTCCTGGGCGAACGACACACCGGCGAGCGTGGTGAAGGTCAGCAGCAGCACCGTGAGACCCAGGAAGGCCCCGCGGCGAACGGTGGTGGTCATGTCGTGTGGTCTCCGGCAGATCTGCCCCGTCGCGGGCGCGCGGCACGCGTGGCCAAGTGGATGTGGCCAGGGTGGGACAGTAGGTCGCGGTGCACGGCCCGTCAACTCCCCGAGAAGCCGCTGCGACCCCGCGTCACGCCCAGGTGGCGCGGGGTGTCTAGCCTCGGCGGGGATGTCGGACGCCGCGGGTGACACGGGGACCCAGATCCTGGACGCGACCCTCGAGGTGCTGGCCGACGTCGGCCTCGCGCGCCTGGGGCTCGAGGACGTGGCCGTGCGGGCGGGGGTCAGCCGCCAGACGGTGTACCGCTGGTTCGGCAACCGCCGAGGCCTGGTCGCGGCGACCGTCCTGCGCGAGGAGCAGCGGTTGCTGGCCGAGGTCACCGCGACCGCCGCCGCCCACGACGGCCTCACCGAGGCGCTGACCGCGGCGCTCACCGCGCTCCTCACCTGGACCCGCGAGCACCCGCTGCTCGGCCGGCTCCTGGCGGAGGAGGCCGACCTGCTGCTCCCCCCCCTCGCCAGCGGTGACGCCACGGTCCTCGCCGTCGGGCGAGCGGCGATCATCGAGGTCCTCGCCGACCGGCTCGGCGGGGGCGCGGACCCGACCACGGCCGCGGACGTGCTCGCGCGCGTGATGCTCTCCTACGCCATCGACCCGCCGACGGACCCGCCGGAGGTCGTCGCGGCCGCCATCGCCCACCTGCTCGTCCACGGCATCGGCGCGGTCAGTGGGGGTAGCGGGTCGGCACCTGCTTGAGGCAGTCGAGCAGCGGCTTCGCGTCCTGCAGGCGGCTGCGGACGGCGGACAGGTCGCCGTCGATCTTGATCTTCCGCATCAGGAACGACATGACGAAGTCGGCGCGGCCGGTCAGCAGCCCCCGCCAGCGGGGGTAGTCCGCGGTCACGGCGAGGTCCGCCGCGTCACCGGTCG
The sequence above is a segment of the Euzebya sp. genome. Coding sequences within it:
- a CDS encoding SCP2 sterol-binding domain-containing protein; amino-acid sequence: MSEHPFPSIEWMEAYADAVAAHPDAEALSRGLEGRYRFTITSGGGFEGPASYDLVVAPPSTFAAEEATGDAADLAVTADYPRWRGLLTGRADFVMSFLMRKIKIDGDLSAVRSRLQDAKPLLDCLKQVPTRYPH
- a CDS encoding TetR/AcrR family transcriptional regulator, with the translated sequence MSDAAGDTGTQILDATLEVLADVGLARLGLEDVAVRAGVSRQTVYRWFGNRRGLVAATVLREEQRLLAEVTATAAAHDGLTEALTAALTALLTWTREHPLLGRLLAEEADLLLPPLASGDATVLAVGRAAIIEVLADRLGGGADPTTAADVLARVMLSYAIDPPTDPPEVVAAAIAHLLVHGIGAVSGGSGSAPA